One segment of Paenibacillus sp. FSL R7-0337 DNA contains the following:
- a CDS encoding DUF4179 domain-containing protein — MKCWSIVEMEESLISGRLDELEKHIENCPECLARYNQLLQEQSEFSDALFPDALPSSFTNKIMEEIQETTIDPVGEPVQMNLPSGESAHRTNRTIQRWTVAVATILILCGSLIFASPSIAEFVRSMFSSDASLDPGLLQSRELGLIQDPGINVSSHGYRIQINEVSADAVRLTIALKITDRFGQPIKDGFDPEKLIVKDEQGNEVGLGSGITGYVGGVYVYKYTYKGELTSSTIIVESLIDKIKETKGNWKFSFPVDLTRAASLTTVDELDERYVTPEGLTIQMNRLTHTPSGVKLELTTSLSQQVRNKVPADMEEKQKLMFHFEDEQGKIISQVNGLGSFDMLVGVTSKRTEKGVHWAYTFIDLPYDTQHIKMVLDGYSIPEKSEGSIVINPSKLSKENAVFNHSGDIVRFKSFKITQDPDQQAAIAAGVIENQEPISAGVFEIKGTYINTGNPDIDQWQAIDDKGNNYPVEFRGRTSLEQKEQDGIFIVKGLNSIPMRLTLIRSIVDRYYSDIQWSFDLPRGKLILGLKNNEIN; from the coding sequence ATGAAATGTTGGAGCATTGTGGAGATGGAAGAGTCTCTCATTAGTGGGCGACTGGATGAGTTGGAGAAGCATATTGAAAACTGCCCGGAGTGTTTGGCTCGTTACAATCAGCTCCTGCAAGAACAATCTGAATTCTCTGATGCCCTATTCCCGGATGCATTGCCTTCTTCATTCACAAACAAAATCATGGAAGAAATACAAGAAACCACAATAGATCCTGTCGGAGAGCCAGTGCAAATGAATCTCCCGTCTGGAGAGTCTGCTCACCGGACAAATAGAACCATACAACGATGGACGGTTGCTGTTGCGACGATTCTCATATTGTGTGGCTCCTTAATATTTGCAAGTCCATCTATAGCGGAATTCGTTCGTTCCATGTTTTCATCTGACGCCTCATTAGACCCTGGACTACTACAATCCAGAGAATTAGGTCTGATTCAAGATCCAGGAATAAATGTTAGTAGTCACGGGTACAGAATTCAGATAAATGAAGTTTCAGCAGATGCGGTCAGACTCACCATAGCGTTGAAGATCACTGACCGTTTTGGACAACCGATTAAAGACGGATTCGATCCAGAGAAACTTATCGTTAAAGATGAGCAAGGAAATGAAGTCGGCCTAGGGAGTGGGATTACAGGATATGTTGGTGGTGTATATGTTTATAAATACACTTATAAAGGGGAACTTACTTCATCAACGATTATTGTAGAGAGTCTTATTGATAAGATCAAGGAAACCAAAGGAAACTGGAAATTTTCTTTTCCCGTGGATTTGACTAGAGCAGCTTCTCTGACTACTGTAGATGAGTTGGACGAGCGCTATGTTACCCCAGAAGGCCTGACGATTCAAATGAATAGACTTACCCATACCCCGAGTGGAGTCAAATTGGAACTTACAACATCACTAAGCCAACAAGTAAGAAATAAAGTTCCGGCTGATATGGAAGAAAAGCAGAAACTGATGTTCCACTTTGAAGATGAACAAGGAAAAATAATATCACAAGTTAATGGACTAGGCTCTTTTGATATGTTAGTGGGAGTTACATCAAAGCGTACTGAAAAAGGGGTTCATTGGGCTTATACCTTTATTGATCTGCCTTATGATACACAACACATAAAAATGGTTTTAGATGGATACTCCATACCCGAGAAGAGCGAGGGTTCCATAGTCATTAATCCATCAAAGCTTAGCAAAGAAAATGCCGTATTTAATCATTCTGGTGATATCGTAAGGTTCAAATCCTTTAAAATCACTCAGGACCCTGATCAACAAGCGGCAATAGCGGCTGGAGTTATTGAGAATCAAGAACCAATATCGGCGGGAGTTTTCGAAATTAAGGGTACCTATATAAATACGGGCAATCCTGATATTGATCAATGGCAAGCCATTGATGATAAAGGCAATAATTATCCTGTAGAATTTCGAGGGAGAACAAGTCTTGAACAGAAAGAACAAGATGGAATTTTTATCGTTAAAGGGTTAAACAGTATACCAATGAGACTAACTTTAATTCGAAGTATTGTCGATCGGTATTATTCAGATATTCAATGGTCTTTTGACCTTCCAAGAGGCAAACTAATCCTCGGATTGAAAAACAACGAAATCAATTAA
- a CDS encoding M23 family metallopeptidase → MRKSNVLSLLFILLTLGCWASALWIHGMVGVYAWLALKFAVPAVGGIWAVVNLIGLAAKLVRCVRPKGLLLNIGISAVLISHFLLTMNIIPLAYPTAIAATKPGLTIQLPLQSVSVVGWGGDAVEDNTPHAVWPSERWAYDLVMEPYNTGSRNPEDYGIWNQEVYAPLDAVVIAAYDEEADIPPGSEDILSMEGNYVYLKVPATGTYLLLNHLKQYSVTVTVGDKVQTGDLLGHVGNSGSTSEPHLHIHHQRQDPTRMWMPIMAEGLPLYFDNAEGGSMPVKGEMIVP, encoded by the coding sequence ATGAGAAAATCAAATGTTCTATCGTTGCTGTTCATATTGTTGACGCTTGGGTGTTGGGCCAGCGCATTGTGGATTCATGGGATGGTCGGCGTTTATGCCTGGCTGGCACTGAAATTTGCAGTTCCTGCTGTGGGAGGGATCTGGGCTGTCGTTAATTTGATTGGGCTGGCGGCTAAGCTTGTGAGGTGTGTACGTCCAAAGGGACTGTTGCTGAACATAGGAATATCAGCTGTACTGATTAGCCACTTTCTTTTGACCATGAATATCATTCCGCTTGCCTATCCAACAGCTATTGCAGCCACTAAGCCGGGGCTTACAATTCAGCTGCCGCTTCAGTCAGTGAGTGTTGTCGGCTGGGGTGGAGATGCCGTAGAGGATAATACGCCACATGCCGTTTGGCCCTCCGAACGCTGGGCTTATGATCTGGTGATGGAACCCTACAACACGGGGAGCCGTAATCCTGAAGATTACGGCATCTGGAATCAGGAGGTCTATGCACCGCTGGACGCAGTGGTTATCGCTGCTTATGATGAAGAGGCTGATATACCGCCCGGTTCGGAGGATATTCTATCAATGGAGGGTAATTATGTCTATCTGAAGGTTCCGGCTACAGGGACATATCTCTTGCTCAATCATCTGAAGCAGTATAGCGTTACCGTTACTGTAGGCGACAAGGTGCAGACAGGTGACCTGCTCGGACACGTTGGGAACAGCGGCTCCACCTCTGAGCCCCATCTGCATATCCACCATCAGCGCCAAGATCCTACACGCATGTGGATGCCTATTATGGCGGAGGGGCTGCCGTTGTATTTTGATAATGCCGAGGGCGGATCTATGCCTGTTAAGGGTGAAATGATTGTGCCGTAA
- a CDS encoding glycoside hydrolase family 1 protein has product MLHKQLHAFPENFLWGGSTSAYQLEGAWDEDGKGPSVIDLANHVEGVTDFKVASDHYHMYKEDVALMAEMGFKAYRFSIAWSRIYPQGDGAVNPKGLEFYSSLIDELLKYGIEPIVTMYHFDLPYGLEERGGWSSRATIDAFEQYAKTLFEHYGDRVKWWLTINEQNMLILHPGSIGTLNENMTDPQKELYQQNHHMLVAQAKAMVLCHQMLPDAKIGPAPNIGVIYPASSKPEDMLAADNYAAIRNWLYLDMAVYGRYNHIAWSYLVEKGYEPKIEEGDMDILRQGHPDFIAFNYYTSQTVGESKNDGNDFSHTGDQHEIVGEPGAYRGSVNPNLQTTEFGWEIDPVGFRTTLRQIYSRYHLPLIVTENGLGAFDKLEEDGTVNDAYRIEFFRKHIEQIQLALTDGVEVFGFCPWSAIDLVSTHQGASKRYGFIYVDREEFDLKELRRIRKMSFYWYQKLIASRGEVR; this is encoded by the coding sequence ATGCTGCACAAACAACTTCACGCTTTTCCAGAGAATTTCTTGTGGGGGGGCTCCACTTCGGCTTATCAGCTGGAGGGTGCCTGGGATGAGGACGGCAAAGGGCCTTCCGTCATTGATCTGGCCAACCATGTGGAAGGGGTAACGGACTTCAAGGTCGCCAGTGACCACTACCATATGTACAAAGAGGATGTTGCCCTGATGGCGGAAATGGGCTTCAAAGCGTACCGCTTCTCTATCGCCTGGAGCCGGATCTACCCGCAAGGAGACGGAGCCGTTAATCCGAAGGGGCTTGAATTCTACAGCAGTTTAATTGATGAGCTGCTTAAATACGGTATTGAACCTATCGTTACCATGTACCATTTCGACCTGCCTTACGGGCTGGAAGAGCGGGGAGGGTGGTCCAGCCGGGCGACGATCGATGCTTTTGAACAATATGCCAAGACGCTCTTCGAGCATTACGGGGACCGCGTGAAGTGGTGGCTGACGATCAACGAACAGAATATGCTGATTCTGCACCCCGGATCGATCGGAACCCTGAATGAGAACATGACCGATCCGCAAAAAGAGCTCTACCAGCAGAACCATCATATGCTCGTTGCGCAGGCAAAGGCCATGGTGCTGTGCCATCAGATGCTGCCAGATGCGAAGATTGGTCCTGCTCCCAACATCGGTGTCATTTATCCGGCCAGTTCCAAGCCTGAAGATATGCTGGCCGCAGATAACTATGCAGCGATCCGCAATTGGCTCTATCTGGATATGGCGGTCTACGGACGGTATAACCATATTGCCTGGAGTTATCTGGTGGAGAAGGGCTATGAGCCGAAGATCGAGGAAGGGGATATGGATATCCTCCGGCAAGGCCACCCGGACTTCATTGCCTTCAATTACTATACTTCCCAGACCGTAGGCGAGAGTAAAAATGACGGAAACGACTTCTCCCACACAGGTGATCAGCACGAAATTGTAGGCGAGCCGGGAGCGTACCGGGGATCAGTGAACCCTAACCTCCAGACCACAGAGTTTGGCTGGGAGATTGATCCGGTGGGCTTCAGAACAACGCTGCGCCAGATTTATTCCCGTTACCACCTGCCGTTGATTGTTACAGAGAACGGGCTGGGCGCATTCGACAAGCTGGAGGAAGACGGAACCGTAAATGATGCGTACCGCATTGAATTCTTCCGCAAGCACATCGAGCAAATTCAGCTTGCACTTACCGACGGGGTAGAGGTGTTCGGCTTCTGTCCTTGGTCTGCCATCGATCTGGTCAGCACGCATCAGGGCGCAAGCAAACGGTACGGCTTCATCTATGTAGACCGCGAAGAGTTCGACCTGAAGGAGCTGCGCCGCATCCGCAAGATGAGCTTTTACTGGTATCAGAAGCTGATTGCTTCCAGAGGCGAGGTTCGCTGA
- a CDS encoding DUF5071 domain-containing protein: MEDNQALIQKLDWDTSEGEQAEAIQKLQDIQDAELHLLLQPLGKEYWDGAAEVIVKLGYPRVKPILPGLLEWIQDTNWPGSRRIAPFLREVGDPLIPYIQEVFRNWNKEQIAQIQEELIRLTGGTTIALKALRMLWVHQIYSGEAVLLILADKKQRARAEIVELDSAYPDIDCEALQRGFREVIFKPGLSKFYIEQHQEEFNFCDRKSSLHDFISEIEELVSEVSGSE; this comes from the coding sequence GTGGAAGACAATCAAGCACTCATTCAAAAGCTAGACTGGGATACATCTGAAGGCGAACAAGCGGAGGCTATTCAGAAGCTTCAGGACATCCAGGATGCGGAGCTTCATCTATTGTTGCAGCCGTTAGGCAAAGAGTATTGGGACGGAGCGGCGGAGGTTATTGTTAAGCTGGGCTATCCCCGGGTGAAGCCTATCCTGCCGGGACTGCTGGAGTGGATTCAGGATACGAATTGGCCGGGATCTCGCCGGATTGCTCCTTTTTTGAGAGAGGTCGGTGATCCGTTAATTCCATATATTCAAGAGGTATTCAGGAATTGGAACAAGGAACAGATCGCTCAAATTCAGGAGGAGCTAATCCGGCTAACTGGAGGGACCACAATTGCTCTGAAGGCCTTGCGGATGTTATGGGTCCACCAGATCTATTCGGGAGAAGCAGTTCTACTAATATTAGCGGACAAGAAACAGAGAGCCCGTGCAGAGATTGTGGAGCTGGACAGCGCGTATCCCGACATTGATTGTGAAGCGCTGCAACGAGGATTCCGTGAAGTGATCTTCAAACCGGGATTATCCAAATTTTATATTGAGCAGCATCAGGAAGAGTTCAACTTCTGTGACCGGAAATCCAGTCTTCATGACTTCATAAGTGAAATTGAGGAACTGGTCAGTGAAGTGTCAGGCTCCGAGTAG
- a CDS encoding class I SAM-dependent methyltransferase translates to MDSGERFTNRVDSYLKYRPSYPQEAIDYLYNNIGLRPNSKIADIGSGTGSLSKLLLERGSDVFAVEPNQAMREAAEQRLYSNPNFQSRSGSAEATGLPDRSVEFIVCAQAFHWFDRVAAQTEFRRILQPGGKVILIWNSRLTHGTSFREEYDQLLHTYGTDYEQVNHKNISEATLVSFFKENTMHKSLFEMTQEFDFEGLSGRLLSSSYSPVPGNPNYNPMMTELQNIFDRHNQGGVVPFEYETEIFWGEV, encoded by the coding sequence ATGGACAGTGGGGAAAGGTTTACTAATCGTGTCGATTCCTATTTGAAGTACCGCCCAAGCTATCCACAAGAAGCTATCGATTATTTGTACAACAATATTGGTCTGCGCCCGAACAGTAAAATAGCAGATATCGGTTCAGGCACAGGGAGCCTGTCCAAGCTGCTTCTGGAACGCGGCAGCGATGTATTCGCGGTCGAGCCTAATCAGGCCATGCGTGAAGCCGCAGAGCAAAGGCTCTACAGCAATCCGAACTTTCAGAGTAGGTCAGGCTCTGCGGAAGCTACCGGGTTACCGGATCGGTCGGTTGAGTTTATTGTCTGTGCTCAGGCATTTCACTGGTTTGACCGGGTAGCCGCGCAAACGGAGTTCCGCAGAATACTACAGCCTGGCGGGAAAGTCATACTCATATGGAATTCCCGCCTTACACACGGTACTTCATTTCGTGAAGAGTACGATCAACTGCTTCACACCTACGGAACCGACTATGAACAAGTAAATCATAAAAACATTTCTGAGGCGACGCTTGTCTCTTTTTTCAAAGAGAACACGATGCATAAAAGCCTGTTTGAAATGACTCAGGAGTTCGATTTCGAGGGTCTGAGCGGCAGGCTGTTATCCTCCTCCTATAGCCCTGTTCCGGGGAATCCGAATTACAATCCGATGATGACAGAGCTGCAGAATATATTTGACAGGCATAATCAGGGCGGTGTGGTTCCCTTCGAATATGAAACTGAGATTTTTTGGGGAGAAGTATAG
- a CDS encoding sigma-70 family RNA polymerase sigma factor — protein MNDREQELSIIHDVLRGNKASYTFLVDKYKNKIYGLLLKMGASTEDAKDMTQETFITAYRKLGSHRTDRSFAGWIYTISIHIFQNRYRGKKHQVHLEITNDLLSSLPNPESEAIHQENRKELSALVNKLPSKYRLMILLRYTNDLTYEEMEQITGYSINQIRNGLHRAKKRLHKLLTKEGVDLNEMLEHCGDGRVSH, from the coding sequence ATGAACGACAGGGAACAGGAGCTTAGCATAATCCACGATGTTTTAAGAGGAAATAAGGCATCCTACACTTTCCTGGTAGACAAATATAAAAACAAGATTTATGGCCTGCTTTTAAAAATGGGAGCCTCTACTGAAGATGCAAAAGATATGACACAGGAAACCTTTATAACAGCTTATCGGAAGCTGGGAAGTCATCGCACAGACCGAAGTTTTGCAGGATGGATATACACAATTTCGATTCATATATTCCAGAATAGATACAGAGGAAAGAAGCACCAGGTTCATCTAGAAATCACCAACGATCTCTTAAGCTCACTACCTAATCCGGAAAGCGAAGCTATACACCAGGAAAACAGAAAAGAACTCTCCGCTCTTGTTAACAAGCTTCCAAGCAAATACAGATTAATGATATTACTGAGATATACAAATGACCTGACCTATGAAGAGATGGAGCAAATTACAGGGTACAGTATTAATCAAATCAGAAACGGATTGCATCGGGCTAAAAAAAGACTTCATAAATTACTCACAAAGGAAGGAGTGGACTTAAATGAAATGTTGGAGCATTGTGGAGATGGAAGAGTCTCTCATTAG
- a CDS encoding DUF2785 domain-containing protein, translating to MNIKETLQFIQTNNYQAPPDAFPLAQDMLLHIGSIDAELRDDLIYTTFSHWIPGDVLSVPELEQLLLTTLDTDHLHYKLGEQGTDSVFTRSFSMLIVPLLLIRHRASPFLSQEQIHEVKKKVLYSIQEERDYRGYDEDKGWAHAIAHGADALDDLAQCSELEHKDLMDILHLIHSKMTITDRVYSDGEDERMVRAVISVLNRRLLSKDDVERWIQYFYEAKVSASTDFLPAFRQKNNIKNFLKSLYFQVKFHQTDAALCPVIEQTLYQVDSVYYG from the coding sequence TTGAATATCAAAGAAACGCTCCAATTCATCCAAACCAATAACTATCAGGCACCCCCGGACGCTTTCCCACTGGCGCAAGACATGCTGCTTCATATCGGTTCTATAGATGCTGAACTGCGGGATGATCTCATCTACACCACCTTCTCTCACTGGATTCCAGGCGATGTGCTGTCCGTGCCTGAACTGGAACAGCTCCTCCTCACCACGCTGGATACGGACCATCTGCATTATAAGCTTGGGGAACAGGGTACAGATTCCGTGTTCACCCGCTCCTTCTCCATGCTCATTGTACCGCTGCTGCTCATCAGACATAGAGCCTCTCCCTTCCTCTCACAGGAGCAGATTCATGAGGTCAAGAAGAAGGTGTTGTACAGCATACAAGAAGAGCGGGATTACCGCGGGTACGATGAAGATAAGGGCTGGGCTCATGCCATCGCGCACGGGGCGGATGCTCTGGACGATCTGGCGCAGTGTTCGGAGCTGGAGCATAAGGATCTCATGGACATCCTGCATTTAATTCACAGCAAGATGACCATAACGGATCGGGTATATTCGGATGGCGAGGACGAGCGAATGGTAAGAGCTGTAATCAGCGTCCTGAATAGACGACTCCTAAGTAAGGATGATGTGGAGCGGTGGATTCAATATTTTTATGAGGCCAAAGTGAGTGCAAGTACAGATTTCCTTCCCGCCTTCCGGCAGAAGAACAACATCAAGAACTTCCTCAAGAGCTTGTACTTCCAAGTCAAATTCCACCAGACGGATGCCGCCCTCTGCCCGGTGATCGAGCAAACCTTGTACCAAGTGGATAGCGTGTATTATGGCTGA
- a CDS encoding class I SAM-dependent methyltransferase: MKNKQAAFEYSGDYYEAIGDFMREQYLKYGFAQGTMQEADFLMELMNLRRGTRTLDIGCGPGRHSLELARRGIRTVGVDISAEFIRHANREAAKDKLPATFLVADARELMFDREFDGAICLYEGAFGLAGSEENHRKVLRGVQRALKPGSLFVLTAINVLNLARNIQDESLFDPYSCTVIDKEEIHSPEGESKEVLIYTTAFTFRELQMLLVSEGFVVEAAYGCSPGQFGNQPLQLGSIEIMMVARRK, from the coding sequence TTGAAGAATAAGCAAGCAGCCTTTGAGTATAGTGGGGATTATTATGAAGCCATCGGAGATTTCATGCGGGAGCAGTATTTGAAATACGGTTTCGCCCAGGGAACGATGCAGGAAGCAGACTTTTTAATGGAGTTAATGAATCTACGGCGGGGTACTCGCACTCTGGATATTGGCTGTGGTCCAGGGCGGCATAGTCTGGAATTGGCCCGGCGCGGAATCAGAACAGTAGGCGTGGATATTTCTGCGGAATTTATCAGGCACGCGAATCGGGAAGCTGCGAAGGACAAGCTGCCGGCAACATTTCTGGTGGCGGATGCCCGCGAGTTAATGTTTGATAGGGAATTCGATGGTGCGATCTGTCTCTATGAAGGAGCTTTTGGACTGGCAGGCAGTGAAGAGAATCACCGGAAGGTCCTTAGAGGGGTGCAGCGGGCGCTGAAGCCGGGTTCCTTATTCGTGCTTACGGCAATTAATGTACTTAACTTAGCCCGGAATATACAGGATGAATCTTTATTTGACCCGTATTCCTGCACCGTAATCGATAAAGAAGAGATCCACAGCCCCGAGGGCGAATCCAAAGAAGTGTTGATTTACACTACCGCATTTACCTTCCGTGAATTGCAGATGCTGCTGGTCAGTGAAGGGTTCGTAGTAGAGGCCGCATATGGTTGTAGCCCAGGACAATTCGGGAACCAGCCCTTACAGCTCGGCAGCATAGAGATTATGATGGTTGCCCGCCGTAAGTAA
- a CDS encoding metal-dependent hydrolase, which translates to MILAMHIATHLLTGSFIVSMVLMRYEISFREKIVLLGLTSFLGIVPDLLGNRYVSPWSHSIIVMGLVMVPIVFLFRLLLKKYSYIHLYLCFAGSVLGHILVDYLGHGVHLVYPLSSEAYTLPLIYLGDPTVWVPMLVGVMSFVFPVSLGKRRVLNAACAVLLLLYLGLKLAMLMQLEQGLPRKFTLTPQAEVQVYPLGDNQVHRLTDFWKMGFDVIDSQRRVLGVLAVPGGGIRLDANLIYAVKGDVVRSNTGKDGLEYVYRMPPAGDEASFEVMEESGDGPAVEIVARDREGNPLHFIYKDGEWQEESKIAK; encoded by the coding sequence ATGATATTGGCTATGCACATTGCTACACATCTGCTTACGGGCAGTTTCATTGTATCGATGGTGCTCATGCGCTATGAGATTTCTTTCAGGGAAAAGATTGTTCTGCTCGGACTGACCTCGTTCTTGGGAATTGTGCCGGATCTGTTGGGGAACAGATATGTATCTCCTTGGTCGCATTCCATTATAGTCATGGGGCTGGTTATGGTTCCAATTGTATTCCTGTTCAGGCTGCTGCTGAAAAAATATTCGTATATCCACTTGTACCTATGTTTTGCTGGGAGTGTGCTGGGGCATATTCTGGTGGATTATTTGGGACATGGGGTCCATTTGGTCTATCCGCTGTCCAGCGAAGCTTATACCCTGCCCTTGATCTATCTCGGTGATCCTACGGTATGGGTGCCTATGTTGGTGGGGGTTATGAGTTTTGTATTTCCGGTGTCTTTGGGCAAGAGACGGGTGCTCAATGCAGCCTGTGCTGTGCTTCTTCTCCTGTACCTCGGTCTTAAGCTCGCCATGCTGATGCAGCTGGAGCAAGGGCTTCCGCGTAAGTTCACGCTAACTCCACAGGCCGAAGTACAAGTGTATCCGCTTGGGGATAATCAGGTTCATAGACTTACGGATTTTTGGAAAATGGGGTTTGACGTCATCGACTCCCAGCGCAGGGTGCTTGGGGTGTTGGCTGTACCGGGCGGTGGCATCCGGTTGGATGCTAACCTAATCTATGCCGTGAAGGGGGACGTTGTCCGCAGCAATACGGGAAAAGACGGACTGGAGTATGTATACCGGATGCCCCCTGCCGGGGATGAGGCTTCATTTGAGGTGATGGAGGAGAGCGGCGACGGGCCTGCGGTTGAGATTGTTGCACGGGACCGGGAAGGGAATCCCCTCCATTTCATCTATAAGGATGGAGAGTGGCAGGAAGAATCGAAGATTGCAAAGTAG
- a CDS encoding O-acetyl-ADP-ribose deacetylase, which yields MERIVKNSIIQLVQGDITKIEAEAIVNAANTSLLGGGGVDGAIHRAGGKAILEECMKIRNQQGGCEVGEAVVTTAGNLPSRYLIHTVGPVWNGGGNHEEDKLRNCYRNALTQAEGKGVTSIAFPSISTGIYRYPKDLACTIAVEEVSNYLLKNETNIERVIFVCFDEDNLEIYKNELGQ from the coding sequence ATGGAACGTATTGTGAAAAACTCTATTATTCAGTTGGTCCAAGGTGATATAACCAAGATTGAAGCTGAAGCAATAGTGAATGCAGCTAACACCAGCTTGCTGGGTGGGGGCGGTGTAGATGGCGCTATTCATAGAGCCGGGGGAAAAGCTATTTTAGAAGAATGTATGAAGATCCGGAATCAGCAAGGCGGTTGTGAGGTTGGCGAAGCGGTAGTGACCACAGCAGGAAACTTACCAAGCCGTTATCTTATCCATACCGTAGGCCCCGTTTGGAATGGCGGAGGGAACCATGAGGAAGATAAGCTGAGGAATTGTTACAGAAATGCATTAACGCAGGCTGAAGGAAAGGGAGTGACAAGCATCGCTTTTCCGAGTATAAGCACTGGCATCTACAGATATCCGAAAGATTTAGCTTGTACCATCGCTGTAGAGGAAGTATCCAACTACCTGTTAAAGAATGAAACAAACATTGAGAGGGTTATATTTGTATGTTTTGATGAAGATAATCTAGAAATCTATAAGAATGAATTAGGCCAATGA
- a CDS encoding WG repeat-containing protein, translating to MFKKLALTLLMTTMVFSASVAGPSQSQDKAQAAGAGTVQAKTADQLYPVEVKGKYGFINGKGKVVIEAVYDGYGYSGMPGGTVYVEDHAAKKQYYFSSAGKKLFEYKLRDAGILYNDRALYTAKVQPAGGAAATRYGYIDSQGKVAIQPIYVRAFNFSEGLARVNMGKASGYINTKGELIVPYRYSLTSDFSDGMAAVALAVGGKYGYIDTTGKLRITPRYDYATPFSDGVAVVYVNGKYGYIDKTGNYLIKPQFSMAQPFSEGLAFVERNGVTFYINKKGAKVIQGYTAGGLFKGGLVPASTGQRYGYINTSGRFVVKPQLYWADSFNGELAEITLLVPETREEIRGYMNRGGTIVWPPASELPAGVVKP from the coding sequence GTGTTTAAAAAGCTGGCTTTAACCCTACTAATGACGACGATGGTGTTCAGTGCAAGTGTAGCGGGTCCATCGCAATCGCAGGACAAGGCCCAGGCTGCCGGTGCGGGTACTGTGCAGGCCAAGACGGCCGATCAATTATATCCGGTTGAAGTGAAGGGGAAATACGGCTTCATCAACGGCAAAGGTAAGGTGGTTATCGAAGCGGTATACGACGGATACGGGTATTCAGGAATGCCCGGAGGGACAGTATACGTCGAGGACCATGCGGCTAAGAAGCAATATTATTTCAGCTCGGCCGGCAAAAAGCTGTTCGAATATAAGCTGAGAGATGCCGGCATTCTGTATAATGACCGCGCGCTGTATACAGCGAAGGTTCAACCGGCTGGCGGGGCCGCGGCGACCCGGTACGGGTATATCGACAGTCAAGGCAAGGTGGCTATACAGCCAATCTACGTCCGGGCATTTAATTTCTCCGAAGGACTGGCTCGGGTCAATATGGGCAAAGCCTCAGGGTACATTAACACGAAGGGCGAGCTTATCGTTCCGTACCGGTATAGCTTAACGTCTGATTTCTCTGATGGCATGGCAGCCGTTGCGCTTGCCGTTGGCGGAAAATACGGCTATATTGACACCACCGGCAAGCTTCGCATAACGCCCCGGTATGATTATGCTACACCGTTCTCCGACGGAGTAGCAGTTGTGTATGTGAACGGCAAATACGGCTACATTGACAAAACAGGCAATTACCTTATCAAGCCACAATTCAGCATGGCGCAGCCGTTCTCGGAAGGACTGGCATTCGTTGAACGTAATGGAGTCACCTTCTATATTAATAAGAAGGGCGCCAAAGTCATCCAGGGATATACGGCCGGAGGCTTGTTTAAGGGCGGTCTGGTTCCAGCCAGTACGGGGCAGCGGTACGGCTATATTAATACCTCCGGCCGCTTCGTGGTCAAGCCGCAACTCTATTGGGCTGATTCGTTTAACGGCGAGTTGGCGGAAATCACCCTGCTCGTTCCAGAGACACGCGAGGAAATCAGAGGGTATATGAACCGCGGCGGAACCATTGTCTGGCCGCCGGCTTCCGAGCTTCCAGCCGGAGTGGTGAAACCGTAA